Proteins from one Hydrogenophaga sp. SL48 genomic window:
- a CDS encoding trimeric intracellular cation channel family protein — MKLSALLIAIEVGGTVAFAVSGLIEAMRKRMDVVGVFSVAFVSAFGGGTVRDLLLDRRPLFWVEHEAYLWLVFAMVITAPWWLKAVLQDAGARLMDVADAFGLGLFAISGTSIAVAAGMSVGVSVLMGATTAIVGGVARDVLCNEVPKVYQDHRPYALCAVAGSLAFLGLSAVGLASELASLMGIGVATGSRWLAIAFDWQLPSWRSPQK, encoded by the coding sequence ATGAAACTCTCGGCACTGCTGATCGCGATTGAGGTGGGTGGCACGGTGGCCTTCGCGGTCTCCGGCCTCATTGAGGCCATGCGCAAGCGCATGGACGTGGTGGGCGTGTTCTCTGTCGCGTTTGTCAGCGCCTTCGGCGGCGGCACCGTGCGCGACCTGCTGCTCGACCGGCGCCCGCTGTTCTGGGTTGAACACGAGGCCTACCTCTGGCTGGTCTTCGCAATGGTGATCACCGCGCCCTGGTGGCTCAAGGCCGTGCTGCAGGACGCGGGCGCCCGGCTCATGGACGTGGCGGACGCCTTCGGCCTGGGGCTGTTCGCGATCTCGGGCACCAGCATCGCGGTGGCGGCCGGCATGTCGGTGGGCGTGAGCGTGCTGATGGGCGCCACCACCGCCATCGTCGGCGGCGTGGCGCGCGACGTGCTCTGCAACGAGGTGCCCAAGGTGTACCAGGACCATCGTCCGTACGCGCTGTGTGCCGTGGCTGGCAGCTTGGCTTTTCTCGGGCTGTCGGCCGTGGGGCTGGCGTCCGAGCTGGCCAGCCTGATGGGCATCGGGGTGGCCACGGGCAGTCGCTGGCTGGCCATCGCCTTCGACTGGCAACTGCCCAGCTGGCGCTCGCCGCAGAAATGA
- the gcvT gene encoding glycine cleavage system aminomethyltransferase GcvT, translating to MSDTTALLQTPLNALHLELGARMVPFAGYSMPVQYPAGLMAEHHHTRSAAGLFDVSHMGQLTLSGPDAAAAFESLMPVDVIGLGVNKQRYGLLLNDEGGIIDDLMFVNRDIANGGDIFVIVNGACKHGDLAHIQARIGGRCTVTPQFDRALLALQGPQAVTALQRLLPGVEKLVFMTGAAFTWHGADVFVTRSGYTGEDGCEISLPAASAEAFARALLAQPEVKPIGLGARNSLRLEAGLCLYGNDIDTTTTPVEAALNWAMQKVRRTGGERAGGFPGAERVLGQLDGTVALTRKRVGLIALERVPVREHVELHSLEGVKIGEVTSGLLGPTADKPVAIGYVAPGFATVGTRVNAQVRGKAVPMEVAPMPFVPNRYHRG from the coding sequence GTGTCCGACACCACCGCCCTGCTCCAGACCCCGCTCAACGCCCTCCACCTCGAACTCGGTGCCCGCATGGTGCCGTTTGCCGGCTACAGCATGCCGGTGCAGTACCCCGCCGGCCTGATGGCCGAACACCACCACACCCGCAGCGCCGCCGGCCTGTTCGACGTCTCGCACATGGGCCAGCTCACGCTCTCCGGCCCCGATGCGGCTGCCGCGTTCGAGAGCCTGATGCCGGTGGACGTGATCGGCCTGGGTGTGAACAAGCAGCGCTACGGCCTGCTGCTGAACGACGAGGGCGGCATCATCGACGACCTGATGTTCGTCAACCGCGATATCGCCAACGGTGGGGACATCTTCGTGATCGTCAACGGCGCCTGCAAACACGGCGACCTGGCGCACATCCAGGCCCGTATCGGTGGCCGCTGCACCGTCACCCCGCAATTCGATCGCGCCCTGCTCGCCCTGCAGGGTCCGCAGGCCGTGACCGCGCTGCAGCGCCTGCTGCCCGGTGTGGAGAAGCTGGTGTTCATGACCGGCGCTGCGTTCACCTGGCACGGTGCGGATGTGTTCGTCACGCGCAGCGGCTACACCGGCGAAGACGGTTGCGAAATCTCCCTGCCCGCCGCCAGCGCCGAGGCTTTCGCCCGCGCCCTGCTCGCTCAGCCCGAGGTCAAGCCCATCGGCCTGGGTGCGCGCAACTCGCTGCGCCTGGAAGCCGGCCTCTGCCTCTACGGCAACGACATCGACACCACGACCACGCCGGTCGAGGCCGCGCTGAACTGGGCGATGCAGAAGGTTCGCCGCACCGGCGGCGAACGCGCCGGCGGTTTCCCGGGCGCTGAACGCGTGCTGGGCCAGCTCGACGGCACGGTCGCCCTGACGCGCAAGCGCGTCGGCCTGATCGCGCTGGAACGTGTGCCCGTGCGCGAACACGTCGAGCTGCACAGCCTGGAGGGCGTGAAGATCGGTGAAGTCACCAGCGGCCTGCTCGGCCCCACGGCCGACAAGCCCGTGGCCATCGGCTACGTTGCACCCGGGTTCGCCACGGTCGGCACCCGCGTGAATGCCCAAGTGCGCGGCAAGGCCGTTCCGATGGAAGTGGCGCCCATGCCCTTCGTCCCCAACCGATACCACAGGGGATGA
- the gcvH gene encoding glycine cleavage system protein GcvH: protein MTTKYTEDHEWITVDGGIATVGITHHAQDALGDVVFVDLPEVGKTFAQKDVAGVVESVKAAADVYMPISGEVTEVNEGLRADPALANSDPLGAGWFFKVKLSDASQVDALLDATAYEAFSKQG from the coding sequence ATGACCACCAAGTACACCGAAGACCACGAATGGATCACCGTTGACGGCGGCATCGCCACCGTCGGCATCACCCACCACGCGCAGGATGCGCTCGGCGACGTGGTGTTCGTCGACCTGCCCGAAGTGGGCAAGACCTTTGCGCAGAAGGACGTGGCCGGCGTGGTCGAGTCCGTCAAGGCCGCTGCCGACGTCTACATGCCCATCAGCGGCGAAGTCACCGAGGTGAACGAAGGCCTGCGCGCCGACCCGGCCCTGGCCAACAGCGACCCGCTGGGCGCCGGCTGGTTCTTCAAGGTCAAGCTGAGCGACGCCTCGCAAGTCGACGCCCTGCTCGACGCCACCGCTTACGAAGCCTTCTCCAAACAAGGCTGA
- a CDS encoding ArnT family glycosyltransferase: protein MFLALQTLLRSRSPAHLLLRAAVVALLATLVALSLSRLNRDLQVSFDMRTERAGPFQFYYAGPDAAFNERQNVTRYTPAGVWQRHTIDINSLRRFTLIRMDPITGPGTVEIGSIEMSSRWGRLTLQGPAFQAAIMGLQDLVIEGVDPAVIRMRGAGGDPHFVFQLPQAVVKPHMAQQLPMVLMAGLGAGLFWLVLDIALGRLKRRKPEWHARLGRIAARGWIVPLAVCLALTYRAADRISDDPILGDGIQNLLMAVNVFKHNTFSLDTGDRVRPTNFREPLDPLLVGLHLKLAVPEAVNRPFADFRSGEFTRTVKLSNLFWVYAGLVGIWLLTLRVGGTNLTGFIATVLSFQIFFHGGTYIDTLYTELSTATLMIWATYGLLRSVQKQSMAWFLGSGVLMGLLALGKASFVYIGAAAVPLLMIALLFARRPDRFAFTQVMVWGLAMTTTFLLTLSPWLLRNQAQFGNMRITERGGLILWGRAHLNNMSNDEVLGLIYDKSPSLYKRAVAGTRLAEAPGDFEIGGRWQRHNRYRSSFWESDRRAAYEGKPENAVSFHYHAAAQYNQRVFQLRDQGHPNPDQAVGDELKAEAFKLLKERPWRHVVMTLPFFWHGFWSFKKVEVPWVSLETQDALGELLNLFAGVSLFGVFLYGLLRRHAQWVAVTVLPVGLLVFYAFLTHNIPRYSTPAHPMMLLAFVLVLRTLWLRWRARGQRAGPTRLIG from the coding sequence ATGTTTCTGGCGCTTCAAACCCTGCTGCGCAGCCGCTCACCGGCGCACCTTCTCCTTCGGGCCGCGGTCGTGGCCCTGCTCGCCACCCTCGTGGCCCTGTCCCTTTCCCGGCTGAACCGCGACCTCCAGGTGTCATTCGACATGCGGACCGAACGCGCCGGGCCGTTCCAGTTCTACTACGCCGGCCCTGACGCGGCCTTCAATGAACGCCAGAACGTCACCCGCTACACCCCCGCCGGGGTCTGGCAGCGGCACACCATCGACATCAACAGCCTGCGCAGGTTCACCCTGATCCGCATGGACCCGATCACCGGGCCGGGCACGGTGGAGATCGGCTCGATCGAGATGAGCAGCCGCTGGGGCCGGCTCACGCTGCAAGGCCCCGCGTTCCAAGCCGCCATCATGGGTTTGCAGGACCTGGTCATCGAAGGGGTCGACCCCGCCGTGATCCGCATGCGCGGCGCCGGCGGCGATCCCCATTTCGTGTTCCAGCTGCCCCAAGCCGTGGTCAAGCCGCACATGGCCCAGCAGCTGCCGATGGTACTCATGGCGGGCCTGGGCGCGGGCCTGTTCTGGCTGGTGCTCGACATCGCGCTGGGTCGTCTGAAACGCAGAAAACCCGAATGGCACGCCCGGCTCGGCCGGATCGCCGCACGCGGCTGGATCGTGCCGCTGGCGGTGTGCCTGGCGCTCACCTACCGCGCGGCCGACCGCATCTCGGACGACCCGATCCTGGGCGACGGCATCCAGAACCTGTTGATGGCCGTCAACGTGTTCAAGCACAACACCTTCTCGCTCGACACCGGTGACCGCGTCCGGCCTACCAATTTCCGCGAGCCACTGGATCCTTTGCTGGTGGGACTGCACCTCAAGCTGGCCGTGCCCGAGGCGGTGAACCGGCCGTTCGCGGATTTCCGTTCCGGCGAATTCACCCGCACGGTGAAGCTGAGCAACCTGTTCTGGGTGTACGCGGGTTTGGTGGGCATCTGGTTGCTCACCCTGCGCGTGGGCGGCACCAACCTCACCGGGTTCATCGCCACGGTGCTGTCTTTCCAGATCTTCTTCCACGGTGGCACCTACATCGACACGCTCTACACCGAGCTGTCCACCGCCACGCTCATGATCTGGGCCACCTACGGGTTGCTGCGCTCGGTGCAGAAGCAGTCGATGGCCTGGTTCCTGGGCTCGGGCGTGTTGATGGGCCTGCTGGCGCTGGGCAAGGCCTCGTTCGTCTACATCGGGGCGGCAGCGGTGCCCTTGCTGATGATCGCGCTGCTGTTCGCGCGCCGGCCCGACCGCTTCGCCTTCACCCAGGTGATGGTCTGGGGCCTGGCCATGACCACCACCTTCCTGCTGACGCTCTCGCCCTGGCTGCTGCGCAACCAGGCGCAGTTCGGCAACATGCGCATCACCGAGCGCGGCGGGTTGATTCTCTGGGGCCGCGCCCACCTCAACAACATGAGCAACGACGAGGTGCTGGGCCTGATTTACGACAAGAGCCCGTCCCTGTACAAAAGGGCCGTCGCAGGCACGCGCCTGGCCGAGGCGCCCGGTGATTTCGAAATCGGTGGACGCTGGCAGCGCCACAACCGCTACCGCTCCAGCTTCTGGGAGTCCGACCGCCGCGCCGCCTACGAGGGCAAACCGGAGAACGCGGTCAGCTTCCACTACCACGCCGCCGCGCAATACAACCAGCGTGTGTTCCAGCTGCGCGACCAGGGACACCCCAACCCGGATCAGGCCGTGGGTGACGAACTGAAAGCCGAAGCATTCAAGCTCCTCAAGGAACGGCCCTGGCGGCACGTGGTCATGACCCTGCCCTTCTTCTGGCACGGTTTCTGGAGTTTCAAGAAGGTGGAAGTGCCCTGGGTGTCACTGGAAACGCAGGACGCCCTGGGTGAGCTGCTCAATCTGTTCGCCGGCGTGTCGCTGTTCGGCGTGTTTCTCTACGGGCTGCTGCGCCGCCACGCGCAGTGGGTGGCGGTGACCGTGCTTCCGGTCGGGCTGCTGGTGTTTTATGCCTTCCTGACCCACAACATCCCGCGCTACTCCACGCCCGCACACCCCATGATGCTGCTGGCGTTCGTGCTGGTGCTGCGCACGCTGTGGCTGCGCTGGCGTGCGCGTGGCCAACGCGCGGGACCGACGCGGCTGATCGGCTGA
- a CDS encoding LysR family transcriptional regulator — protein MTLVQLRHFVVLAELGAFVQASKALYLTQPALTRSIQALEDELGGRLFDRLGRRIALTPFGHEVLQRARRLVSDADALKQTGKGLHAGLIGTLRIGLSSGPGALLSTPLMLHTAEHHPRLQLQISRGNTGVLIDALREQLLDAVVVDVRSVRPAADLQITQAFELAAGFLVRPDHPLAQRGQPVTIDEVLTYPVASTPLSDEVARMLIGRYGPQANPDDMVTLRCDETLSIVEVARRSLAIVLTADAAAEGLVRLDMTPPLDATARFGLVTLSQRQEAPALRILREWLARWVGQNGAHETLGTADRD, from the coding sequence ATGACCCTCGTGCAACTTCGGCACTTCGTGGTGCTGGCCGAGCTGGGCGCTTTCGTGCAGGCCTCGAAGGCCCTGTACCTCACGCAGCCCGCGCTCACGCGCAGCATCCAGGCGCTGGAAGACGAGCTGGGCGGCCGCCTGTTCGACCGGCTGGGTCGGCGCATCGCGCTCACGCCGTTCGGGCACGAGGTGCTGCAGCGCGCCCGGCGGCTGGTGAGCGACGCCGACGCACTGAAGCAGACCGGCAAGGGCCTGCACGCCGGCCTGATCGGCACGCTGCGCATCGGCCTGAGTTCGGGGCCGGGCGCGCTGCTGTCCACGCCGCTGATGCTGCACACGGCCGAGCACCACCCCCGGCTGCAGCTGCAGATTTCGCGCGGCAACACGGGGGTGCTGATCGACGCCCTTCGGGAGCAACTGCTTGACGCGGTGGTGGTGGACGTGCGCTCGGTGCGGCCAGCGGCCGATCTGCAGATCACCCAGGCCTTCGAGCTGGCTGCCGGGTTTCTGGTGCGGCCGGACCACCCGCTGGCTCAGCGCGGTCAGCCGGTCACCATCGACGAGGTGCTGACCTACCCGGTGGCGTCCACGCCGCTGAGCGACGAGGTGGCGCGGATGCTGATCGGTCGCTATGGCCCGCAGGCCAATCCGGATGACATGGTGACCCTGCGCTGTGACGAGACCTTGAGCATCGTCGAGGTGGCCCGGCGCAGCCTCGCGATCGTGCTGACCGCGGACGCCGCTGCCGAGGGGCTGGTGCGGCTGGACATGACGCCGCCGCTGGACGCCACGGCGCGCTTTGGTCTGGTCACGCTCAGCCAGCGGCAGGAAGCCCCGGCGCTGCGCATCCTGCGCGAGTGGCTGGCGCGCTGGGTGGGCCAGAATGGTGCCCATGAAACTCTCGGCACTGCTGATCGCGATTGA
- a CDS encoding nucleoside/nucleotide kinase family protein has protein sequence MTAPALHPDLIQHLRALASGPRCLLGVVGPPGAGKSTLASLMAQAVGEQAQAVPMDGFHLAQTELERLGRASRKGAPDTFDAAGYAALLRRLRAQKEDEVVYAPDFRREIEEPVAGALPVFPDTPLIVTEGNYLLLDDGPWQPVAGLLDEVWYLQVEPGLRLERLAQRHQRFGRSREAALAWIASTDEPNARRIEAVQHRAQRQIGWDEAQGLFHWLVP, from the coding sequence ATGACCGCGCCCGCACTCCACCCCGACCTGATCCAACACCTGCGTGCGCTGGCCAGCGGCCCCCGCTGCCTGCTGGGCGTCGTCGGCCCCCCCGGCGCCGGCAAGTCCACCCTGGCCAGCCTGATGGCGCAGGCCGTCGGCGAGCAGGCCCAGGCCGTGCCCATGGACGGTTTCCACCTGGCACAGACCGAGCTGGAACGCCTCGGTCGAGCCTCGCGCAAGGGCGCACCCGACACCTTCGACGCCGCCGGCTATGCAGCACTGCTGCGGCGCTTGCGCGCGCAGAAGGAGGACGAGGTGGTCTACGCGCCCGACTTCCGGCGGGAGATCGAAGAGCCCGTGGCCGGCGCACTGCCCGTGTTCCCCGACACGCCGCTGATCGTCACCGAAGGCAACTACCTGCTGCTGGACGACGGCCCCTGGCAACCGGTGGCCGGCCTGCTGGACGAGGTCTGGTACCTGCAGGTGGAACCCGGCCTTCGGCTGGAGCGGCTGGCGCAGCGCCACCAGCGGTTCGGGCGCAGCCGCGAAGCGGCGCTGGCCTGGATCGCGTCCACCGACGAGCCCAACGCCCGCCGCATCGAAGCGGTGCAGCACCGCGCCCAGCGCCAGATCGGCTGGGACGAGGCGCAAGGCCTCTTTCACTGGCTGGTGCCCTGA
- a CDS encoding M20 aminoacylase family protein yields the protein MDRLSDAAVEQFIAVRRDIHRHPELAFNERRTAALVAAQLGAWGFEVTTGLGGTGVVGQLKRGTSDRTIGLRADMDALPIAEATGAAWASCHHGVMHACGHDGHTAMLLAAAQHLATLGNFEGTLNLIFQPAEEGGGGALKMMEDGLFERFPCDAIFAMHNMPGMPQGQLVFRSGPTMASSDYATVILHGHGGHGAMPHKATDVVVAAASLIMALQTVASRHVDPMQPAVVTVGAIHAGEANNVIPAEARLEISVRALDPQVRRSMEQRIRELVRLQAESFGVRAEITWRPGYAVLVNDAQQTARALAVAQKHFPPEQINPQGPMLTGSEDFAFMLERVPGSYLFIGNGADGEPGACMVHNPAYDFNDLNIAPGAAYWIALVLDLLSPNP from the coding sequence ATGGATCGCCTCAGTGACGCCGCCGTCGAACAGTTCATCGCCGTCCGCCGCGACATCCACCGCCACCCCGAGCTGGCCTTCAACGAGCGCCGCACGGCGGCCTTGGTCGCGGCCCAGCTGGGCGCCTGGGGCTTTGAGGTCACCACCGGCCTGGGCGGCACCGGCGTGGTCGGTCAACTGAAGCGCGGCACGTCAGACCGCACGATCGGCCTGCGCGCCGACATGGACGCCTTGCCCATCGCCGAGGCCACAGGCGCGGCCTGGGCCAGTTGCCACCACGGCGTGATGCACGCCTGCGGCCACGACGGCCACACCGCCATGCTGCTGGCCGCCGCGCAGCACCTGGCCACGCTGGGGAATTTCGAAGGCACGCTGAACCTGATCTTCCAGCCGGCCGAAGAAGGCGGCGGGGGCGCGCTGAAGATGATGGAAGACGGCCTGTTTGAGCGCTTCCCCTGCGACGCGATCTTTGCCATGCACAACATGCCGGGCATGCCGCAGGGGCAGCTGGTGTTCCGCAGCGGGCCGACCATGGCCTCGTCCGACTACGCCACCGTCATCCTGCACGGCCACGGCGGGCACGGCGCCATGCCGCACAAGGCGACCGACGTGGTGGTCGCGGCGGCCTCGCTGATCATGGCGCTGCAGACCGTGGCCTCGCGCCATGTGGACCCGATGCAGCCCGCCGTGGTCACCGTGGGTGCCATCCATGCCGGCGAGGCCAACAACGTGATCCCTGCAGAAGCGCGGCTGGAGATCAGCGTGCGCGCGCTGGACCCGCAGGTGCGGCGCAGCATGGAGCAGCGCATCCGCGAGCTGGTGCGCCTGCAGGCCGAGAGCTTTGGCGTGCGCGCCGAGATCACCTGGCGCCCGGGCTACGCCGTGCTGGTCAACGACGCGCAGCAGACCGCCCGCGCGCTGGCGGTGGCGCAGAAGCACTTTCCCCCGGAACAGATCAACCCACAAGGCCCCATGCTGACCGGCAGCGAGGACTTCGCCTTCATGCTCGAACGCGTGCCCGGCAGCTACCTGTTCATCGGCAACGGCGCCGACGGCGAGCCCGGCGCCTGCATGGTGCACAACCCGGCCTACGACTTCAACGACCTCAACATCGCCCCCGGCGCGGCCTACTGGATCGCGCTCGTGCTGGACCTGCTTTCCCCCAACCCCTGA
- the gcvP gene encoding aminomethyl-transferring glycine dehydrogenase, producing the protein MLMPSVKPLDELENPSEFIARHIGISEADETLMLSVIGEVSRRALIDGIVPRSIARSTGMDLPPAVTEAAALAELKAIASKNKVFKSFIGQGYHGTHTPGVILRNVLENPAWYTAYTPYQAEISQGRMEALVNFQTMVTDLTGMAIANASMLDEATAAAEAMTLAKRSVKAKGTVIVVAGDAHPQTIEVVQTRAAPLGLTVKLANSAQEWAEALAADDYFAVLAQYPSTSGRIDDLRAEVQTVHGKQAAFIVAADLLALTLLVPPGEFDADIVVGTTQRFGMPMGAGGPHAAYMACRDEFKRSLPGRLVGVSVDTHGNPAYRLALQTREQHIRREKATSNICTAQVLPAVVASMYAVYHGPQGLKRIAQRVAAYTAVLAQGLQQLGHTLTSASAFDTLTVKAADAAQAQAIVGKAVAQGANLKLSWGQYVSMSLDETTIREDIALLWSAFAKDGQALPTFDAFEKGIEPLIPAELRRTSAYLTHPVFNSHHSETGMLRYIRALSDKDLALDRSMIPLGSCTMKLNATSEMIPITWPEFANVHPFAPADQLQGYQELDEQLRAWLCQATGYAGISLQPNAGSQGEYAGLLAIKAFHASRGEAHRNICLIPSSAHGTNPASAQMAGMQVVVTKCDENGNVDMADLQAQCEKHSAHLACVMITYPSTHGVFETTVKELCALVHQHGGRVYVDGANMNALVGVAAPGEFGGDVSHLNLHKTFCIPHGGGGPGVGPVCVVADLVPFLPGHRAGAEPAGVCDTPETEDEFRVGAVSAAPLGNAAVLPISWMYIRMMGADGLKHATEAAILAANYISKRLAPHYPTLYASANGHVAHECILDLRQLKDTSGVMAEDVAKRLMDYGFHAPTLSFPVANTLMVEPTESETLEELDRFIDAMIAIRDEIRLIEAGSWPQDDNPLKNAPHTADSLMKADWPHPYGRDVGAASTSTRAHAKYWPPVGRIDNVYGDRNLFCSCVPISELA; encoded by the coding sequence ATGCTGATGCCGTCCGTCAAACCCCTGGATGAACTCGAAAACCCCAGCGAGTTCATTGCCCGCCACATCGGCATCAGCGAAGCCGATGAAACGCTGATGCTGTCGGTCATCGGCGAGGTCTCGCGCCGCGCGCTGATCGACGGCATCGTGCCGCGCAGCATCGCGCGCAGCACCGGCATGGACCTGCCGCCCGCCGTGACCGAGGCCGCCGCGTTGGCCGAGCTCAAGGCGATTGCCTCGAAGAACAAGGTCTTCAAGAGCTTCATCGGCCAGGGCTACCACGGCACGCACACGCCCGGCGTGATCCTGCGCAACGTGCTGGAGAACCCCGCCTGGTACACCGCCTACACGCCTTACCAGGCCGAGATTTCGCAAGGCCGCATGGAGGCGCTGGTGAACTTCCAGACCATGGTCACCGACCTGACCGGCATGGCGATCGCCAACGCGTCGATGCTCGACGAAGCCACCGCCGCCGCCGAGGCCATGACACTGGCCAAGCGCTCGGTCAAGGCCAAGGGTACGGTGATCGTGGTGGCGGGTGACGCGCACCCGCAGACCATCGAAGTGGTGCAGACCCGCGCCGCGCCGCTGGGCCTGACGGTGAAGCTTGCGAATTCGGCGCAGGAGTGGGCCGAGGCGCTCGCCGCTGACGACTACTTCGCCGTGCTGGCGCAGTACCCGTCCACCAGCGGCCGCATCGATGACCTGCGCGCCGAGGTGCAGACCGTGCACGGCAAGCAGGCCGCCTTCATCGTGGCGGCCGACCTGCTGGCGCTCACACTGCTGGTGCCCCCGGGCGAGTTCGACGCCGACATCGTGGTCGGCACCACGCAGCGCTTCGGCATGCCCATGGGTGCCGGTGGCCCGCACGCCGCCTACATGGCCTGTCGCGACGAGTTCAAGCGCTCGCTGCCCGGCCGCCTGGTCGGCGTGAGCGTGGACACCCATGGCAACCCGGCCTACCGCCTCGCGCTGCAGACGCGCGAGCAGCACATCCGCCGCGAGAAGGCCACCTCCAACATCTGCACGGCACAGGTGTTGCCCGCCGTCGTGGCCAGCATGTACGCCGTGTACCACGGTCCGCAGGGCCTGAAGCGCATCGCGCAGCGAGTGGCCGCCTACACCGCCGTGCTGGCCCAGGGCCTGCAGCAGCTGGGCCACACGCTGACCAGCGCGTCCGCTTTCGACACGCTGACCGTGAAGGCGGCTGACGCCGCGCAAGCCCAGGCCATCGTGGGCAAGGCCGTGGCCCAGGGCGCCAACCTCAAGCTGTCCTGGGGCCAGTACGTCAGCATGTCGCTCGACGAAACCACCATCCGCGAAGACATCGCCTTGCTGTGGTCGGCGTTCGCGAAAGACGGTCAGGCCCTGCCGACCTTCGACGCCTTTGAGAAAGGCATCGAGCCGCTGATCCCCGCCGAGCTGCGCCGCACCAGCGCCTACCTCACGCACCCGGTGTTCAACAGCCACCACAGCGAGACCGGCATGCTGCGCTACATCCGCGCGCTGTCCGACAAGGACCTGGCGCTGGACCGCAGCATGATCCCGCTGGGCAGCTGCACCATGAAGCTCAACGCCACCAGCGAGATGATCCCCATCACCTGGCCCGAGTTCGCCAACGTGCACCCCTTCGCCCCGGCCGATCAACTGCAAGGCTACCAAGAGCTCGACGAGCAGCTGCGCGCCTGGCTCTGCCAGGCCACGGGCTACGCCGGCATCAGCCTGCAGCCCAACGCCGGTTCGCAGGGCGAATACGCCGGCCTGCTGGCCATCAAGGCCTTCCACGCCTCGCGCGGTGAAGCGCACCGCAACATCTGCCTGATCCCCTCGTCGGCCCACGGCACCAACCCCGCATCGGCCCAGATGGCCGGCATGCAGGTGGTGGTGACCAAGTGCGATGAGAACGGCAACGTGGACATGGCCGACCTGCAGGCGCAGTGCGAAAAACACAGCGCCCACCTGGCCTGCGTGATGATCACCTACCCCTCGACCCACGGCGTGTTCGAGACCACGGTCAAGGAACTCTGTGCGCTGGTGCACCAGCACGGCGGCCGCGTGTACGTGGACGGCGCCAACATGAACGCCCTGGTGGGCGTGGCAGCCCCCGGCGAGTTCGGCGGCGACGTGAGCCACCTGAACCTGCACAAGACCTTCTGCATCCCGCACGGCGGTGGCGGCCCGGGCGTCGGCCCGGTCTGCGTGGTGGCCGACCTCGTGCCGTTCCTGCCGGGTCACCGCGCGGGCGCCGAGCCGGCCGGTGTGTGTGACACGCCTGAGACCGAAGACGAGTTCCGCGTCGGCGCCGTGAGCGCCGCCCCGCTGGGCAACGCCGCCGTGCTGCCGATCAGCTGGATGTACATCCGCATGATGGGCGCCGATGGCCTGAAGCACGCGACCGAGGCCGCCATCCTGGCCGCCAACTACATCAGCAAGCGCCTGGCGCCGCACTACCCCACGCTCTACGCCTCGGCCAACGGCCACGTGGCGCACGAGTGCATCCTGGACCTGCGGCAACTGAAGGACACCAGCGGCGTGATGGCCGAGGACGTGGCCAAGCGCCTGATGGATTACGGCTTCCACGCACCCACGCTGAGCTTTCCGGTGGCCAACACCCTGATGGTTGAACCGACCGAGAGCGAGACGCTGGAAGAGCTGGACCGGTTCATCGACGCGATGATCGCCATCCGCGACGAGATCCGCCTGATCGAAGCCGGCAGCTGGCCGCAGGACGACAACCCGCTGAAGAACGCACCGCACACGGCCGACAGCCTGATGAAGGCCGACTGGCCGCACCCCTATGGCCGCGACGTGGGCGCCGCCAGCACCTCGACCCGCGCGCACGCCAAGTACTGGCCGCCCGTGGGCCGCATCGACAACGTGTACGGCGACCGCAACCTGTTCTGCAGCTGCGTGCCGATCAGCGAACTGGCCTGA